One genomic segment of Erysipelotrichaceae bacterium 66202529 includes these proteins:
- a CDS encoding HsdR family type I site-specific deoxyribonuclease, producing MFNEDNTIEQMILSTLQKNGWKYIPAEELPRMYSDVLVEPMVKEALIRLNPEIAEDPSRADEVIYKLRTVILSVQPHNLVTQNEVFKKMVFEENSYPFGKDGRMIPIRFFGTMCKEDLALNEYIVTNQWIYPQTEGGKRLDIVLLINGFPIAIGELKTPVRSAITWLDAAGDISAYEKSIPAMFVTNIFNFATEGKCYRYGSINMPINMWGPWHTATHKVEGGLADVKISIEDMITPENVMDIFQFFTMFATDKKYRKYKIICRYQQFEGANMIVSRVVAGYPKKGLIWHFQGSGKSLLMVFAAQKLRMIPELKNPTVVIVDDRIDLETQITATFNASDIPNLTSASTKEELLSFFRGDMRKILITTIFKFGEVSGELNPRDNIIVMVDEAHRTQEGNLGEKMRTALPNAFFFGLTGTPINRVDKNTFATFGAEEDRTGYMSRYSFSDSIRDGATLPLHFEPVPVELHVDKDKLDREFETMTDEAGLSKDEKNELSRRVNMKAIMYNPARIRKVCEHIAKHFKEKIEPNGYKGQVVVYDRECCLMYKKILDEFLGEEASTIVMDTNNDKEDRYKKYRRDRDAEGKVLDTFRDPASPLKLVIVTAKLLTGFDAPILQVMYLDKPMKDHTLLQAICRTNRTYDQGKTHGLIVDYIGIFDDVARALDFDENSMRKIITNIEEIKKQLPALLKKCLSYFMGIDRTVEGWEGLMAAQECLPTNKEKDAFAADYRVLNRAWDALSPDGFLNAYKTDYQWLARVYESVKPTDGRGGLIWASLGAKTIELVHQNLFVGEANEDMDILAMDADLIDDFLEKQKDLKKTTKKVEINLVAKILNHTKDPKFIKLGEKLETLREKHEQGLLTSIEFLKLLLELAKEAAQAEKEVVPDQEVDRGIAALTELFNGLKNRSTPVIVERIVADIDSIVKIVRFDGWQSTTAGKQEVKKALRSVVWIKYKIKDKDVFDKAYNYIEQYY from the coding sequence ATTTTTAATGAAGATAACACCATTGAGCAGATGATACTTTCTACGCTTCAAAAAAATGGCTGGAAATACATTCCCGCCGAGGAGCTCCCTCGTATGTATTCAGACGTGCTTGTGGAACCGATGGTAAAAGAGGCACTCATTCGCCTTAACCCTGAAATTGCGGAGGACCCTTCTCGTGCTGATGAAGTCATTTATAAGCTCAGAACAGTTATTTTATCTGTTCAACCGCATAACCTTGTAACCCAGAACGAAGTTTTCAAGAAGATGGTATTCGAAGAAAACTCATACCCGTTTGGCAAAGATGGACGTATGATTCCGATTCGTTTTTTTGGCACTATGTGCAAAGAGGATCTTGCTCTCAACGAATATATTGTAACCAACCAGTGGATTTATCCCCAAACTGAGGGCGGCAAGCGGCTGGATATCGTCCTCCTGATTAATGGGTTTCCAATCGCAATTGGTGAGTTAAAGACGCCTGTGCGTAGTGCCATTACCTGGCTGGATGCAGCTGGCGATATTTCTGCTTATGAAAAAAGCATCCCGGCTATGTTCGTAACCAATATTTTTAACTTTGCGACTGAAGGTAAGTGCTACCGCTACGGTTCCATCAATATGCCTATCAACATGTGGGGCCCGTGGCACACTGCCACACACAAGGTTGAAGGTGGCCTAGCTGATGTAAAAATTAGTATAGAGGATATGATTACGCCGGAAAACGTCATGGATATTTTCCAGTTCTTCACGATGTTCGCTACCGACAAGAAGTACCGTAAATATAAAATCATTTGCCGTTATCAGCAGTTTGAAGGCGCAAATATGATTGTCAGCCGTGTTGTGGCTGGCTATCCTAAGAAAGGACTTATTTGGCATTTCCAAGGGTCCGGTAAATCTCTATTAATGGTATTTGCAGCACAGAAGCTGAGAATGATTCCAGAGCTTAAAAATCCAACCGTCGTAATTGTCGATGATCGTATCGATTTGGAAACTCAGATCACAGCTACATTTAATGCATCGGATATTCCGAACTTAACCAGTGCCTCCACCAAGGAAGAATTGCTCTCTTTCTTCCGTGGAGATATGCGAAAAATCCTCATAACCACAATTTTTAAATTTGGCGAGGTCAGCGGAGAACTCAATCCTCGTGACAACATTATCGTCATGGTTGACGAGGCCCATAGAACTCAAGAAGGCAATCTGGGAGAAAAAATGAGAACTGCTCTGCCGAATGCATTTTTCTTCGGTTTAACCGGCACTCCTATCAACCGAGTTGATAAAAACACCTTTGCAACTTTTGGTGCTGAAGAAGATCGGACCGGCTATATGAGCCGTTATTCTTTCTCTGACTCCATCCGAGATGGTGCTACACTTCCTCTCCACTTTGAACCAGTACCTGTGGAGCTTCATGTGGACAAGGACAAACTGGACCGTGAATTTGAAACTATGACTGATGAAGCCGGTCTTAGTAAAGATGAAAAGAATGAGCTCTCTCGCAGAGTGAACATGAAAGCAATCATGTATAACCCTGCCCGAATCCGCAAGGTATGCGAACATATTGCTAAACACTTTAAAGAAAAAATTGAGCCAAACGGCTATAAGGGACAAGTTGTTGTTTATGACCGTGAGTGCTGCCTGATGTATAAGAAAATCCTTGATGAATTTCTCGGAGAAGAAGCCAGCACAATCGTCATGGATACCAACAACGACAAGGAAGATCGTTATAAAAAATATCGTCGTGACCGTGATGCGGAAGGAAAAGTTCTGGATACCTTCCGTGACCCTGCAAGCCCATTGAAACTTGTTATCGTTACAGCAAAATTATTGACCGGTTTTGATGCACCTATCTTGCAGGTAATGTATTTGGATAAGCCAATGAAGGATCATACTCTTCTGCAAGCAATCTGCCGCACGAACCGTACCTATGATCAAGGCAAGACGCACGGCCTTATTGTTGACTATATTGGTATTTTCGATGATGTTGCACGAGCTCTGGATTTTGACGAAAACAGTATGCGCAAAATCATCACCAACATCGAAGAAATCAAGAAACAACTTCCTGCACTGCTCAAAAAGTGCTTGAGCTATTTCATGGGTATCGATAGAACAGTTGAAGGCTGGGAGGGTCTCATGGCGGCGCAGGAATGCTTGCCTACCAACAAAGAAAAAGATGCATTTGCTGCCGACTACCGTGTACTGAACCGTGCGTGGGATGCATTGTCCCCTGACGGTTTCCTGAACGCCTATAAAACTGATTATCAGTGGCTGGCCCGCGTTTACGAATCCGTAAAACCGACAGACGGTCGTGGCGGATTGATCTGGGCCTCTCTGGGTGCGAAAACCATCGAGCTCGTTCATCAGAACTTGTTCGTTGGTGAAGCCAACGAGGATATGGATATTCTTGCAATGGATGCTGATTTGATTGATGATTTCTTGGAAAAGCAAAAAGACCTGAAGAAAACCACCAAAAAAGTCGAAATCAATCTTGTGGCCAAAATCCTGAATCACACCAAGGACCCGAAATTCATCAAGCTTGGTGAAAAGCTGGAGACGCTGCGAGAAAAACACGAGCAAGGCCTTCTGACCAGTATTGAATTTCTGAAACTTCTTCTTGAGCTGGCCAAAGAAGCTGCACAGGCAGAAAAAGAAGTTGTCCCGGATCAGGAAGTCGATAGAGGTATCGCTGCACTCACTGAACTTTTTAACGGCTTGAAGAACCGCAGTACACCTGTCATTGTAGAGCGCATCGTCGCTGACATCGACAGTATCGTGAAAATTGTACGTTTTGATGGCTGGCAAAGCACCACCGCCGGTAAGCAGGAGGTTAAAAAAGCGCTCCGCAGCGTTGTTTGGATCAAATACAAAATCAAGGATAAAGACGTCTTTGATAAGGCCTATAACTATATCGAGCAGTATTATTAA
- a CDS encoding N-6 DNA methylase, translating into MSNRVSYDKNIFNAIDILKSYGFNSQQSLIDILCRVIRTKKALVIEDADADIVYRTMQEETSSMSRFPGDAELFYKLYNTLSSIDGRAVLSYLNLSNEGRELIAPEALINKFTEYISDKVKSVLITECEQYGPELLDIIQNHPNVTFSLTCKQEFKYELLSSVYETCSNARLQVADIYSYGFTSERFDLIIAIPVFGGRMLVNGEDFISREPDLIAVQNLLYHINIEGELVIILPAKITFGGGSAAALRDYIESNYKIKEICALPTGLFTPYTAIRTYLFVLSTGTTDDVVLKQYESNKAIRKNSTCKKLIVTNEQLLFNDEFAGLNGWNIDIAFLEEDDDIRAFSASPVKKLPLRDVSTIFRGKAISSKASSGNIGVINISNITDTGIDYANLDYIVDEERKVSRYILQNGDVLVTARGTTVKIAVFEEQSTICIPSANINVIRPTELLDGTYLKLFLESPVGTKMLKSLQRGTGVVNINFKDMNELEVPVLPLEAQKALVQEYNTGLNLYKETIAAAEDGWRGVQEKIKSKLY; encoded by the coding sequence ATGAGCAATCGCGTATCGTATGATAAGAACATTTTTAACGCCATTGATATTTTAAAAAGTTACGGATTCAATAGTCAGCAAAGCTTGATCGACATCCTGTGCCGAGTTATAAGAACCAAGAAAGCTTTGGTAATCGAAGATGCCGATGCCGATATTGTGTATCGCACAATGCAGGAAGAAACTTCTTCAATGTCTCGTTTTCCCGGAGACGCCGAACTATTCTATAAGCTTTATAACACCCTCTCTTCTATCGATGGACGCGCCGTTCTTTCATATCTAAATTTATCCAACGAAGGACGAGAACTGATCGCTCCAGAAGCATTGATAAATAAATTTACAGAATACATCTCAGATAAGGTCAAAAGTGTTCTCATCACTGAATGTGAACAATACGGGCCTGAATTATTGGATATTATCCAAAACCACCCAAACGTCACCTTCTCTCTAACCTGCAAACAAGAGTTCAAATACGAGCTACTTTCATCAGTCTACGAAACGTGCAGCAATGCAAGACTCCAAGTGGCTGATATATACAGCTACGGTTTCACTTCCGAACGGTTTGACCTCATTATTGCCATTCCGGTTTTCGGCGGTCGAATGTTAGTAAACGGCGAGGATTTCATCAGCCGAGAGCCCGACTTGATTGCGGTCCAGAATTTGCTCTACCATATTAATATAGAAGGTGAATTGGTAATTATTTTGCCCGCCAAGATAACCTTTGGTGGTGGCAGCGCAGCAGCACTCAGAGATTATATAGAAAGCAACTATAAAATCAAAGAAATCTGCGCTTTGCCTACTGGCCTATTTACTCCCTACACAGCAATACGGACCTATCTGTTTGTACTTTCTACAGGCACAACAGACGATGTGGTTTTGAAACAATATGAATCCAATAAGGCAATCCGAAAAAATTCCACCTGTAAAAAGCTCATCGTGACAAACGAGCAACTGCTTTTCAATGATGAATTTGCAGGACTAAATGGATGGAACATTGATATAGCATTCTTGGAAGAAGACGATGATATTAGAGCCTTTTCCGCATCTCCAGTAAAAAAACTGCCTCTAAGGGATGTTTCTACTATTTTCAGAGGCAAAGCAATAAGTTCTAAGGCATCAAGCGGGAATATCGGTGTCATTAACATCTCGAATATAACAGACACAGGTATCGACTACGCCAACCTCGACTATATCGTCGACGAAGAACGCAAAGTCTCTCGATACATTTTGCAAAATGGTGATGTTCTGGTTACCGCCAGGGGCACAACAGTAAAAATTGCAGTATTCGAAGAACAATCCACTATTTGCATTCCGTCTGCAAACATCAACGTAATCCGGCCAACAGAGTTGCTGGATGGAACTTACCTGAAACTTTTCCTCGAATCACCTGTTGGGACGAAGATGTTGAAAAGTTTGCAGCGTGGAACCGGTGTCGTAAATATCAACTTTAAAGATATGAACGAATTAGAGGTCCCTGTGCTTCCTTTAGAGGCCCAGAAAGCTCTTGTTCAAGAATACAACACTGGTTTAAATCTTTACAAAGAAACCATCGCCGCTGCCGAAGATGGCTGGCGTGGCGTTCAAGAGAAAATCAAATCAAAGCTCTATTAA
- a CDS encoding helix-turn-helix domain-containing protein, whose amino-acid sequence MLKNNIEVDVKVKCIERGMTQSQLAEKIKTTSPYVNRIIKKQDGVVNKTFVQMLEALGYDVELTYVKRED is encoded by the coding sequence ATGCTGAAAAACAATATAGAAGTTGATGTTAAAGTGAAATGTATAGAGAGAGGCATGACACAATCACAGCTTGCTGAAAAGATTAAAACTACAAGTCCGTATGTCAATCGCATCATCAAAAAGCAGGACGGTGTTGTAAATAAGACTTTTGTGCAGATGCTGGAAGCGCTGGGCTACGATGTTGAACTTACTTATGTGAAACGAGAAGATTAG